The proteins below are encoded in one region of Pseudomonas putida S13.1.2:
- a CDS encoding secretin N-terminal domain-containing protein, whose translation MLIPPAEIMDMPLRPLFTSLLLLASLAAQAATEVVPLQHRASAELLPAAQAFIGKDGTVSAFENKLIVNASPERIGDLRALLQQLDTAPKRLLISVDNNDSNFQDNRGNARVIHYGTSNRDGGMQQVQASEGQPALIQVGQSIPITSTSTDGYGRIQSNTEYRNVTQGFYVTPSLSGDTVRLQISTNNDRISQERADVVKVQSTDTTVTGKLGEWITLAGYNQQSQAERSASSRSYSTQRGENMTLRVKVDLLD comes from the coding sequence ATGTTGATTCCACCTGCGGAGATCATGGACATGCCGCTACGCCCCCTTTTCACTTCCCTGCTGCTGCTTGCCAGCCTCGCCGCCCAGGCCGCTACCGAGGTGGTGCCGCTGCAGCACCGCGCCAGCGCCGAACTACTGCCTGCCGCGCAGGCATTCATCGGCAAAGACGGCACGGTCAGCGCTTTCGAGAACAAGCTGATCGTCAACGCCAGCCCCGAGCGTATCGGCGACCTGCGCGCCTTGCTGCAACAACTGGACACCGCTCCCAAGCGCCTGCTGATCAGCGTGGACAACAACGACAGCAACTTTCAGGACAACCGCGGCAACGCACGCGTCATCCACTACGGCACAAGCAACCGCGACGGCGGCATGCAGCAGGTTCAGGCCAGCGAAGGCCAGCCTGCGTTGATTCAGGTTGGCCAGAGCATCCCGATTACCAGTACCAGCACCGACGGCTATGGGCGCATACAGAGCAACACCGAATACCGCAACGTGACACAGGGCTTCTACGTGACACCAAGCTTGAGCGGTGACACGGTTCGTCTGCAAATCAGCACCAATAATGACCGCATCAGCCAGGAACGTGCAGATGTAGTGAAAGTGCAAAGTACCGACACGACAGTCACCGGCAAGCTCGGCGAATGGATCACCCTGGCAGGCTACAACCAGCAGAGCCAAGCCGAGCGGAGCGCGTCAAGCCGCAGTTACAGCACCCAGCGCGGTGAAAACATGACTTTGCGGGTAAAAGTCGACCTTCTCGACTGA
- a CDS encoding S8/S53 family peptidase: MRGGLFLLLWLCSLGAEAAADGLRIKQLQRCGDLLGEGGQQWCLRAEGLGADVPKVWLGGVRLPTADIERKGDRLTLNLAKKAQRSAPLWLEYDGRTSNPIWLTRQRSHVVAAGPDEVAKNMDGLTTYVDLVSLLIEEQHDGLGEARRIAGKYGAQVVGAIPPLNVYQLRLPVDDLVQRDAMILRMGSEVSVDAVIVEESAPERGEEGSGRDTRAIDQADEWAANRFMDALYFYQRRIGASRLPVQPVRVGVIEREVDFDAPGFSQYRGSCEQGQTCLYARDGDRPTSHGSHVAGILAAQGEGFLPGLGKHSPGFEVIVERNSDAGITANIAASVNLVEDGVRVLNWSWGIHRVGARDVNGDEVDSLVRSGLAMSGYEELLEEFFLWLRKEHPDVVVVNSAGNGASWSGTDEYRLPSSFITEQLLVVGGHQRSDKATAVEAPDHVRKRHSSNIDMRVDVSAAACIRPAAAAAAHCGTSYATPLVTATVAAMLSINPALTPEQVRMLLRRSALTLGTEQDFEAMDAEDLTAPILPSERGGRLNHPDLGRSARLDMQRALDLAVQSRERVR, encoded by the coding sequence ATGAGGGGTGGCCTGTTCTTGCTGTTGTGGCTTTGTAGCCTTGGTGCAGAGGCAGCAGCCGATGGGCTGCGCATCAAGCAACTGCAGCGCTGCGGCGACCTGCTCGGCGAAGGCGGGCAGCAATGGTGCCTGCGTGCCGAGGGGCTCGGTGCAGATGTGCCAAAGGTATGGCTGGGCGGTGTGCGACTGCCAACAGCCGATATCGAGCGCAAAGGTGACCGGCTTACCCTGAACCTGGCGAAAAAAGCCCAGCGCAGCGCGCCCCTTTGGCTGGAATATGATGGCCGCACCAGCAACCCGATATGGCTAACCCGCCAGCGCAGTCATGTTGTTGCCGCAGGGCCTGACGAAGTGGCGAAGAACATGGATGGCCTGACTACCTATGTCGACCTGGTCAGCCTGTTGATCGAAGAACAACACGACGGCCTTGGCGAGGCCCGGCGCATTGCCGGTAAATACGGCGCCCAGGTTGTCGGTGCCATACCGCCGCTGAATGTCTACCAGCTGCGCTTGCCGGTGGACGACCTGGTGCAGCGTGACGCGATGATCCTGCGCATGGGCAGTGAGGTCAGCGTGGATGCCGTGATTGTCGAGGAGTCCGCCCCGGAGCGTGGGGAAGAGGGCAGTGGGCGCGACACCAGGGCCATCGACCAGGCGGACGAATGGGCCGCCAACCGCTTCATGGACGCGCTGTATTTCTACCAGCGACGGATTGGCGCCTCGCGCTTGCCGGTGCAGCCCGTGCGGGTCGGGGTAATCGAGCGTGAAGTGGACTTTGACGCCCCGGGGTTCAGCCAATACCGAGGCAGCTGCGAACAGGGCCAGACGTGCCTGTACGCTCGCGACGGTGATCGCCCGACAAGCCACGGTAGCCATGTCGCAGGCATTCTCGCCGCGCAGGGTGAGGGTTTTTTGCCGGGGCTGGGCAAGCATAGCCCTGGCTTCGAGGTGATTGTAGAGCGCAACTCTGATGCAGGTATCACCGCCAACATCGCTGCATCGGTCAACCTGGTCGAGGATGGCGTGCGGGTGCTGAACTGGAGCTGGGGCATCCACCGGGTCGGCGCACGTGACGTCAACGGTGATGAGGTCGATTCGCTGGTGCGTTCCGGGCTGGCGATGAGTGGCTACGAGGAGTTGCTTGAGGAGTTCTTCCTCTGGCTGCGCAAAGAGCACCCGGATGTGGTGGTGGTGAATTCGGCGGGCAACGGTGCGTCGTGGTCAGGTACCGATGAATACCGCCTGCCGTCGTCGTTCATCACCGAACAACTGCTGGTGGTGGGCGGGCACCAGCGCAGCGACAAGGCGACGGCGGTCGAAGCCCCCGACCATGTGCGCAAGCGCCACAGTTCCAACATCGACATGCGCGTGGATGTCAGTGCTGCTGCCTGTATCCGCCCGGCGGCTGCCGCGGCTGCGCATTGCGGCACATCGTACGCCACACCCCTGGTGACTGCCACGGTGGCAGCGATGCTGTCGATCAACCCGGCCCTGACCCCGGAACAGGTGCGCATGCTGTTGCGGCGCAGTGCCCTGACCCTGGGCACCGAGCAGGATTTCGAGGCGATGGATGCCGAAGACCTGACGGCGCCGATCCTGCCTTCGGAGCGTGGAGGGCGCCTGAACCACCCCGACCTGGGGCGTTCGGCGCGCCTGGACATGCAGCGTGCGCTGGACCTGGCAGTGCAGAGCCGGGAGCGGGTGCGCTGA
- a CDS encoding SulP family inorganic anion transporter, with amino-acid sequence MKPARLRADLLAGLTTSFALVPECIAFALVAHLNPLMGLYGAFIICTLTALFGGRPGMISGAAGSMAVVIVALVVQHGAQYLLATVLLGGVVMILFGLLRLGKLVRLVPYPVMLGFVNGLAIVIAMAQLEHFKDGEHWLSGAPLYLMIGLVALTMGVVYVLPKLTRAVPPALVAILGVGMLVYLLDLPTRTLGDMAHIAGGLPGLALPDVPWNLETLKIIAPYAVLMAMVGLLETLLTLNLTDEVTESRGFPDRECVALGAANMVSGLCGGMGGCAMIGQTVINLSSNGRGRLSGVVAGVMILLFVLFLSPLIERIPLAALVGVMFVVAQQTFAWASLRVLHKVPVNDVLAIIAVTVVTVFTDLAMAVLFGIIIAALNFAWQHARELYADSHEDGEGGKRYQVHGTLFFASTASFLNQFDTAQDPAQVTLDCQHLSFVDYSAVAALKTLRERYAKAGKHLRVVHLSERCKKLLKRAGEQH; translated from the coding sequence ATGAAGCCCGCCCGACTACGCGCCGACCTGCTCGCCGGCCTGACCACCTCGTTCGCCCTGGTGCCCGAGTGCATCGCCTTTGCCCTGGTGGCTCACCTCAACCCGCTGATGGGCCTGTATGGCGCTTTCATCATCTGTACCCTCACGGCGCTGTTTGGCGGACGACCGGGGATGATTTCCGGCGCTGCCGGCTCAATGGCGGTGGTGATCGTTGCACTCGTTGTGCAGCACGGTGCGCAATACCTGCTGGCCACGGTTTTGCTGGGTGGCGTGGTGATGATCCTGTTCGGCCTGCTACGGCTGGGCAAGCTGGTACGCCTGGTGCCGTACCCGGTCATGCTCGGGTTCGTCAACGGCCTGGCCATCGTCATTGCCATGGCTCAGCTGGAGCATTTCAAGGACGGTGAGCACTGGCTCAGTGGCGCGCCGCTGTACCTGATGATCGGCCTGGTGGCACTGACCATGGGCGTAGTCTACGTGCTGCCGAAACTGACCCGTGCGGTGCCGCCAGCGCTGGTGGCGATCCTGGGCGTCGGCATGCTGGTGTACCTGCTCGACCTGCCCACCCGCACCCTGGGCGACATGGCGCACATCGCCGGTGGCCTGCCGGGGCTGGCGCTGCCGGATGTGCCCTGGAACCTGGAAACCCTGAAGATCATCGCCCCCTACGCCGTACTGATGGCCATGGTCGGCCTGCTGGAAACCTTGCTCACCCTCAACCTGACCGATGAAGTCACCGAAAGCCGTGGCTTCCCGGACCGTGAGTGCGTGGCACTGGGTGCGGCGAACATGGTTTCGGGCCTGTGCGGTGGCATGGGCGGTTGCGCGATGATCGGGCAGACGGTGATCAACCTCAGCTCCAATGGCCGTGGCCGGTTGTCGGGGGTGGTGGCCGGGGTGATGATCTTGCTGTTCGTGCTGTTCCTGTCGCCGCTGATCGAGCGTATTCCGCTGGCGGCGCTGGTCGGGGTGATGTTCGTGGTGGCCCAGCAGACCTTCGCCTGGGCGTCGCTGCGGGTGCTGCACAAGGTGCCGGTGAACGATGTGCTGGCGATCATTGCGGTGACCGTTGTGACGGTGTTTACCGACCTGGCCATGGCAGTGCTGTTCGGCATTATCATCGCGGCGCTCAACTTTGCCTGGCAGCATGCGCGGGAGCTGTACGCCGACAGCCACGAGGACGGGGAAGGCGGCAAGCGTTATCAGGTGCATGGCACGCTGTTTTTTGCCTCGACCGCGTCGTTCCTCAACCAGTTCGACACGGCCCAGGACCCGGCCCAGGTCACGCTGGATTGCCAGCATTTGAGCTTTGTCGACTATTCGGCGGTTGCGGCGCTCAAGACCTTGCGAGAGCGGTATGCGAAGGCGGGCAAGCATTTGCGCGTGGTGCATTTGTCAGAGCGGTGCAAGAAGCTGTTGAAGCGGGCTGGCGAGCAGCACTGA
- the fusA gene encoding elongation factor G, with the protein MARTTPIELYRNIGIVAHVDAGKTTTTERILFYTGVNHKMGEVHDGAATMDWMAQEQERGITITSAATTAFWQGSTKQFEHKYRFNIIDTPGHVDFTIEVERSLRVLDGAVVVFSGADGVEPQSETVWRQANKYHVPRLAYINKMDRQGADFLRVVKQIDQRLGHHPVPIQLAIGSEENFIGQIDLVKMKAIYWNDADHGTSYREEDIPAELQMLADEWRAHMIEAAAEANDELLNKFLEGEELSIEEIKTGLRKRTIANEIVPTILGSSFKNKGVPLMLDAVIDYLPAPSEIPAIRGTDPDDEEKHLERHADDKEPFSALAFKIATDPFVGTLTFARVYSGVLSSGNAVLNSVKGKKERIGRMVQMHANQRAEIKDVCAGDIAALIGMKDVTTGDTLCDMDKPIILERMDFPDPVISVAVEPKTKADQEKMGIALGKLAQEDPSFRVRTDEETGQTIISGMGELHLDIIVDRMRREFNVEANIGKPQVAYREKIRNTCEIEGRFVRQSGGRGQYGHCWIRFAPGDEGKEGLEFINEIVGGVVPREYIPAIQKGIEEQMKNGVLAGYPLISLKAAVFDGSYHDVDSNEMAYKIAASMATKQLSQKGGAVLLEPVMKVEVVTPEEYQGDILGDLSRRRGMIQDGDETPAGKVIRAEVPLGEMFGYATSMRSMTQGRASFSMEFTRYAEAPASIADGIVKKNRGE; encoded by the coding sequence ATGGCCCGCACAACGCCCATCGAGCTGTACCGCAATATCGGCATCGTCGCCCACGTGGACGCCGGCAAGACCACCACTACCGAGCGGATCCTGTTCTACACCGGGGTCAACCACAAGATGGGCGAGGTGCACGATGGCGCGGCGACCATGGACTGGATGGCCCAGGAGCAGGAACGCGGCATCACCATCACCTCGGCGGCGACCACGGCGTTCTGGCAAGGCTCGACCAAGCAGTTTGAGCACAAGTACCGCTTCAACATCATCGACACCCCCGGCCACGTCGACTTCACCATCGAGGTGGAGCGTTCGTTGCGCGTGCTCGATGGCGCAGTGGTGGTATTCAGCGGTGCTGACGGTGTAGAGCCACAGTCCGAGACGGTCTGGCGCCAAGCCAACAAATACCATGTGCCACGCCTGGCCTACATCAACAAGATGGACCGCCAGGGTGCCGACTTCCTGCGTGTAGTCAAGCAGATCGACCAGCGCCTGGGGCACCACCCGGTACCGATCCAGCTGGCCATCGGCAGCGAGGAGAACTTCATCGGCCAGATCGACCTGGTGAAGATGAAAGCCATCTACTGGAACGACGCTGACCACGGCACCAGCTACCGCGAAGAAGACATACCCGCCGAACTGCAGATGCTTGCCGACGAATGGCGCGCGCACATGATAGAAGCAGCCGCCGAGGCCAATGACGAACTGCTCAACAAGTTTCTTGAAGGCGAAGAACTCAGCATCGAAGAGATCAAGACCGGATTGCGCAAACGCACCATCGCCAACGAAATCGTGCCGACCATCCTTGGCTCGTCTTTCAAGAACAAAGGCGTACCGCTGATGCTCGATGCGGTAATCGACTACCTGCCCGCCCCGTCGGAAATCCCTGCCATCCGCGGCACCGACCCGGACGATGAAGAAAAGCACCTGGAACGGCACGCCGACGACAAAGAGCCGTTCTCGGCCCTGGCTTTCAAGATTGCCACCGACCCGTTCGTCGGCACACTCACCTTTGCCCGCGTTTATTCCGGCGTGCTCAGCTCGGGCAACGCGGTACTCAACTCGGTCAAAGGCAAGAAGGAACGCATCGGCCGCATGGTGCAGATGCATGCCAACCAACGTGCCGAAATCAAGGACGTGTGCGCCGGCGACATCGCTGCGCTGATCGGCATGAAGGACGTGACCACCGGCGACACCCTGTGCGACATGGACAAACCGATCATCCTCGAACGCATGGACTTCCCTGACCCGGTGATTTCCGTGGCCGTGGAGCCCAAGACCAAGGCCGATCAGGAAAAAATGGGCATCGCCCTGGGCAAGCTGGCCCAGGAAGACCCGTCATTCCGCGTGCGTACCGACGAAGAGACCGGCCAGACCATCATCTCGGGCATGGGCGAGTTGCACCTGGACATCATCGTCGACCGCATGCGCCGCGAGTTCAACGTTGAAGCCAACATCGGCAAGCCTCAGGTGGCCTACCGGGAAAAAATCCGCAACACCTGCGAGATTGAGGGGCGTTTTGTGCGCCAGTCCGGCGGCCGTGGCCAGTATGGCCATTGCTGGATCCGTTTCGCCCCCGGCGACGAAGGCAAGGAAGGCCTGGAGTTCATCAACGAAATCGTTGGCGGCGTGGTACCGCGCGAGTACATCCCGGCGATCCAGAAGGGTATCGAGGAGCAGATGAAGAACGGCGTGCTTGCCGGTTATCCGCTGATCAGCCTCAAGGCCGCCGTGTTCGACGGTTCGTACCACGATGTCGACTCCAACGAAATGGCCTACAAGATCGCGGCTTCAATGGCCACCAAGCAGCTGTCGCAGAAAGGCGGCGCGGTGTTGCTGGAACCGGTGATGAAAGTGGAGGTGGTGACGCCGGAGGAATACCAGGGTGACATTCTGGGCGACCTCAGCCGGCGCCGCGGGATGATCCAGGACGGTGACGAAACACCGGCCGGCAAGGTGATCCGTGCCGAGGTGCCGTTGGGCGAAATGTTCGGCTACGCCACCTCGATGCGTTCGATGACCCAGGGCCGGGCCAGCTTCTCGATGGAGTTCACCCGCTATGCCGAGGCACCGGCGAGCATCGCCGATGGCATCGTCAAGAAGAACCGCGGGGAGTAA
- a CDS encoding aspartate aminotransferase family protein, which produces MNQESISQSIAIVHPITLSHGRNAEVWDTDGKRYIDFVGGIGVLNLGHCNPAVVEAIQAQATRLTHYAFNAAPHGPYLALMEQLSQFVPVSYPLAGMLTNSGAEAAENALKVARGATGKRAIIAFDGGFHGRTLATLNLNGKVAPYKQRVGELPGPVYHLPYPGVDTGVTCEQALKAMERLFSVELAVEDVAAFILEPVQGEGGFLALDPTFAQALRRFCDEHGILIIIDEIQSGFGRTGQRFAFPRLGIEPDLLLLAKSIAGGMPLGAVVGRKELMAALPKGGLGGTYSGNPIACAAALASLAQMTDENIATWGERQEQAIVSRHQRWKASGLSPYIGRLTGVGAMRGIEFVNADGSPAPAQLAKVMESARAKGLLLMPSGKARHIIRLLAPLTIEAEVLEEGLDILEQCLVELN; this is translated from the coding sequence ATGAACCAGGAAAGTATCAGCCAATCCATCGCCATCGTTCACCCGATCACACTTTCCCATGGCCGTAATGCCGAAGTCTGGGACACCGACGGCAAACGTTACATCGACTTTGTCGGCGGTATCGGCGTGCTCAACCTGGGCCACTGCAACCCCGCCGTGGTCGAAGCGATCCAGGCCCAAGCCACCCGCCTGACCCACTATGCCTTCAACGCCGCGCCCCACGGCCCGTACCTGGCGCTGATGGAACAGCTGAGCCAGTTCGTACCGGTCAGCTACCCGTTGGCCGGCATGCTCACCAACAGCGGTGCGGAAGCTGCAGAAAACGCCCTGAAAGTAGCCCGCGGTGCTACAGGCAAGCGCGCCATCATCGCCTTCGACGGCGGCTTCCACGGCCGCACCCTGGCCACCCTTAACCTCAACGGCAAGGTGGCACCGTACAAGCAACGGGTCGGCGAGCTGCCTGGGCCGGTGTACCACCTGCCCTACCCTGGCGTGGATACCGGGGTTACCTGCGAGCAGGCGCTCAAGGCCATGGAGCGCCTGTTCAGCGTGGAACTGGCCGTGGAAGACGTGGCAGCGTTCATCCTCGAACCGGTACAGGGCGAAGGCGGTTTCCTCGCCCTCGACCCGACCTTCGCCCAGGCCCTGCGCCGCTTCTGCGACGAACACGGGATCCTGATCATCATCGACGAGATCCAGTCCGGCTTCGGCCGCACCGGCCAGCGCTTCGCTTTCCCGCGCCTTGGCATCGAGCCCGACCTGCTGCTGCTGGCCAAGAGCATCGCTGGCGGCATGCCGCTGGGGGCGGTGGTCGGGCGCAAGGAATTGATGGCAGCACTGCCCAAGGGCGGCCTCGGTGGCACCTATTCGGGCAACCCGATTGCCTGTGCGGCGGCGTTGGCCAGCCTGGCGCAGATGACCGACGAGAACATCGCCACCTGGGGTGAGCGCCAGGAGCAGGCCATCGTCAGCCGCCACCAGCGCTGGAAGGCTTCGGGCCTGAGCCCGTACATCGGCCGCCTGACGGGCGTGGGCGCCATGCGCGGCATCGAATTCGTCAATGCCGACGGCAGCCCGGCGCCGGCGCAACTGGCCAAGGTAATGGAGTCGGCACGGGCCAAGGGCTTGCTGCTGATGCCCAGCGGCAAGGCGCGGCACATCATCCGTCTGCTGGCCCCCTTGACCATCGAAGCCGAGGTGCTCGAGGAAGGGCTGGATATCCTCGAGCAGTGCCTGGTGGAGCTGAACTGA
- the gcvA gene encoding transcriptional regulator GcvA, with protein MSKRLMPSTTALQCFEAAARHLSFTRAAQELHLTQSAVSKQVAQLEDMLSHSLFQRIRRRLHLTPAGALYLTEVNKILTQIDISSRYILSYGDETEVLRIATQPTFGARWLVPKLKGFGDRYPRIHLDVRNELEPFDLVQAKADVAFFFGQGTWPGATCIELFSEEVVPVCSPQLLANHPFESAQALTEHRLLQCVSRPEAWHEWFLGLGLHSQNSYHGPRFDTFYLCIRAAIAGCGIALIPRYLVAEELSEGKLVVAWDHPVASNGKHFIAHAEHAAEVPKIRAFVQWIRERVAEGD; from the coding sequence ATGTCCAAACGCCTGATGCCTTCGACCACCGCCCTTCAGTGCTTCGAAGCGGCCGCCCGCCACCTCAGCTTCACCCGCGCGGCCCAGGAACTGCACCTGACCCAGAGCGCCGTCAGCAAGCAGGTGGCGCAGCTCGAAGACATGCTTTCGCACTCGCTGTTCCAGCGCATTCGCCGGCGCCTGCACCTGACCCCGGCCGGCGCGCTGTACCTCACCGAAGTGAACAAAATCCTCACCCAGATCGATATTTCCAGCCGCTACATCCTCAGCTACGGCGACGAAACCGAAGTGCTGCGCATCGCCACCCAGCCTACGTTCGGTGCACGCTGGCTAGTGCCCAAACTCAAGGGTTTCGGCGATCGCTACCCACGTATTCACCTGGATGTGCGCAACGAACTGGAGCCATTCGACCTGGTGCAGGCCAAGGCCGACGTGGCCTTTTTCTTCGGCCAGGGCACCTGGCCTGGGGCAACCTGCATCGAGCTGTTCAGCGAAGAAGTGGTACCGGTGTGCAGCCCGCAGTTGCTGGCCAACCACCCCTTTGAAAGCGCCCAGGCACTGACCGAACACCGCTTGTTGCAGTGCGTGTCGCGGCCGGAGGCCTGGCATGAATGGTTCCTGGGGTTGGGGCTACACAGCCAGAACAGCTACCACGGGCCGCGTTTCGACACGTTCTACCTGTGCATTCGTGCGGCGATTGCCGGCTGCGGTATCGCCCTGATTCCGCGCTACCTGGTGGCCGAGGAGTTGAGCGAGGGTAAGCTGGTGGTGGCCTGGGACCACCCGGTGGCGAGCAACGGGAAGCACTTTATCGCGCATGCCGAGCATGCGGCCGAAGTGCCCAAGATCAGAGCCTTTGTGCAGTGGATTCGGGAGCGGGTGGCTGAGGGGGACTGA
- a CDS encoding amino acid permease, whose amino-acid sequence MASQDNKKQRSLQHGLTSRQVSMISIAGIIGAGLFIGSSNAIATAGPAILISYAMTGLLVLLVMRMLGEMAIANPNSGSFSTYASEAIGPWAGFTIGWLYWWFWVLIIPVEAIAGADILHAYFPGVPSWLFAFLIMLVLSGTNLISVKNFGAFEYWFALVKVVAIIAFIVVCSLAVFGFWPLAEVSGVSRLWENGGFMPNGFGTVLGGVLITIFSFFGAEIVTIAADETANPKDKIRRATNLVVYRIAIFYLASIFLVVSLVAWNDPALKAVGSFQRVLEVLNVPGAKLLVDLVVLVAVTSCMNSGLYTASRMLYSLGARGQALSMTKRISGSGVPTVAVIFSTLAGFAGCLVNYVFPGKVFGFLLSTTGAIALLVYLVIAVSQLRMRARADREGRPLELKMWLFPWLTWLVIGTIVMVLGYMLFSDAYRYETLMTAGVTAFILLVSLTQRRAKVVAQTA is encoded by the coding sequence ATGGCTTCGCAAGACAACAAGAAACAGCGTTCCCTGCAGCACGGCCTGACTTCCCGTCAGGTTTCCATGATCTCCATTGCCGGTATCATCGGCGCTGGCTTGTTCATCGGTTCCTCAAACGCCATCGCCACCGCCGGCCCGGCCATTCTCATTTCCTACGCCATGACCGGCCTGCTGGTGTTGCTGGTGATGCGCATGCTGGGCGAAATGGCCATCGCCAACCCTAACAGCGGCTCGTTCTCCACCTACGCCTCTGAGGCCATCGGCCCTTGGGCGGGCTTTACCATCGGCTGGTTGTACTGGTGGTTCTGGGTGCTGATCATTCCGGTGGAGGCCATCGCAGGCGCCGACATCCTGCATGCTTACTTCCCAGGCGTACCGTCCTGGTTGTTCGCCTTCCTGATCATGCTGGTGCTGTCGGGTACCAACCTGATCAGCGTGAAGAACTTTGGCGCCTTCGAGTACTGGTTCGCGCTGGTCAAGGTGGTGGCGATCATTGCCTTCATCGTGGTCTGCAGCCTGGCGGTATTCGGCTTCTGGCCGCTGGCCGAGGTGTCCGGGGTCAGCCGGCTGTGGGAAAACGGCGGCTTCATGCCCAACGGGTTCGGCACTGTGCTCGGTGGCGTGCTGATCACCATCTTCTCGTTCTTCGGCGCCGAAATCGTCACCATTGCCGCTGACGAAACCGCCAACCCGAAAGACAAGATCCGCCGTGCCACCAACCTGGTGGTGTACCGCATTGCCATCTTCTACCTGGCGTCGATCTTCCTGGTGGTGTCGCTGGTAGCCTGGAACGACCCCGCGCTGAAAGCGGTCGGTTCCTTCCAGCGCGTGCTGGAAGTACTGAACGTGCCAGGCGCCAAGCTGCTGGTCGACCTGGTGGTACTGGTGGCGGTGACCAGTTGCATGAACTCGGGCTTGTACACCGCGTCACGCATGCTCTATTCGCTGGGCGCCCGTGGCCAGGCACTGAGCATGACCAAGCGTATCTCCGGTTCGGGCGTGCCGACCGTGGCGGTCATCTTCTCGACGCTGGCTGGTTTTGCCGGGTGCCTGGTCAACTATGTGTTCCCAGGTAAGGTCTTCGGCTTCTTGCTGTCCACCACCGGCGCCATCGCCTTGCTGGTGTATCTGGTGATTGCCGTGTCGCAGCTGCGCATGCGTGCCCGCGCCGACCGTGAAGGGCGCCCGCTGGAGCTGAAGATGTGGCTGTTCCCATGGCTCACCTGGCTGGTGATCGGCACCATCGTCATGGTGCTGGGCTACATGCTGTTCAGCGATGCCTACCGCTATGAAACCCTGATGACCGCAGGGGTGACTGCCTTCATCCTGCTGGTTTCGCTGACCCAGCGGCGTGCCAAGGTTGTTGCCCAGACGGCTTGA
- a CDS encoding PaaI family thioesterase translates to MTDHPLSLQALAAPEGTCYGCGCAHPSGLHLQSYWDTDGIHLLCRHAPDSTFIGWPGLVYGGLLAMLVDCHSNWTAMAYHYRNEGREPGSLPRIDCVTGTLNLTYHKPTPMGVELLLKARVEGEVGRKSRVICEVWAEDVLTVTADSVFVRVDTEKLKLKAHGQA, encoded by the coding sequence ATGACTGATCACCCACTTTCTCTTCAGGCCCTCGCCGCGCCTGAAGGCACCTGCTACGGCTGCGGCTGCGCCCACCCCAGTGGCCTGCACCTGCAAAGTTACTGGGACACCGACGGCATCCACCTGCTGTGCCGGCATGCACCCGACAGCACCTTCATCGGCTGGCCCGGCCTGGTCTACGGCGGCCTGCTGGCGATGCTGGTCGATTGCCATTCCAACTGGACGGCCATGGCTTACCACTACCGCAACGAAGGCCGCGAGCCGGGCAGCCTGCCGCGTATCGACTGCGTAACCGGCACACTCAACCTGACTTATCACAAACCTACGCCGATGGGCGTCGAGCTTTTGCTCAAGGCCCGAGTGGAAGGGGAAGTGGGGCGCAAGAGCCGGGTGATTTGCGAAGTCTGGGCCGAGGATGTGCTGACCGTGACCGCCGACTCGGTATTCGTCCGTGTCGATACCGAAAAGCTCAAGCTCAAGGCCCACGGCCAGGCCTGA
- a CDS encoding glutathione S-transferase N-terminal domain-containing protein yields the protein MTDLSAFPITRKWPAKHPERLQLYSLPTPNGVKVSIMLEEIGLPYEAHKVSFDNDDQLSPEFISLSANNKIPAILDPDGPGGQPLPLFESGAILQYLAEKSGQLLSQDPAQRYQTLQWLMFQMGGIGPMFGQVGFFHFFAGKDYEDKRPRDRYVNESKRLLGVLDRHLQGREWMVDEYSIADIAIFPWVRNLVERYNARDLVGFDQFKEVQRVLATFLERPAVQRGLKIPG from the coding sequence ATGACCGATCTCAGTGCTTTCCCTATTACCCGCAAGTGGCCCGCCAAACACCCCGAACGCCTGCAGCTGTACTCGCTGCCCACGCCCAATGGCGTCAAGGTGTCGATCATGCTCGAAGAAATCGGCCTGCCCTATGAGGCGCACAAGGTCAGCTTCGACAACGATGACCAGTTGAGCCCCGAGTTCATCTCGCTCAGCGCCAACAACAAGATCCCGGCCATCCTGGACCCGGACGGCCCGGGTGGCCAGCCGCTGCCGCTGTTCGAATCAGGGGCGATCTTGCAGTACCTGGCGGAGAAAAGTGGGCAACTGCTCAGCCAGGACCCTGCTCAGCGATACCAGACCCTGCAGTGGCTGATGTTCCAGATGGGCGGTATCGGGCCGATGTTCGGCCAGGTCGGGTTCTTCCATTTCTTTGCTGGCAAGGACTATGAAGACAAGCGCCCGCGTGACCGTTATGTCAACGAGTCCAAGCGGCTGCTGGGTGTGCTGGACCGGCACTTGCAAGGCCGGGAGTGGATGGTGGACGAGTACAGCATTGCCGACATCGCCATCTTCCCTTGGGTGCGCAACCTGGTGGAGCGCTACAACGCCCGGGACTTGGTGGGTTTTGACCAGTTCAAGGAAGTGCAGCGGGTGCTGGCCACGTTCCTAGAACGGCCAGCAGTACAGCGCGGTCTGAAAATCCCGGGCTGA